The following coding sequences lie in one Flavobacteriales bacterium genomic window:
- a CDS encoding helix-turn-helix domain-containing protein: MEIIVFEKEAYYKMLAEIKHTVRQGIRDANTELTKSMKQGSNGELWVSGKEAQKILDVKQDKLRMLRNNNEVKSSQHGRKIRYYKPSLYEFLERNTTV; this comes from the coding sequence ATGGAGATCATCGTCTTTGAAAAAGAGGCCTACTATAAAATGCTTGCTGAGATCAAGCATACAGTCAGACAAGGCATCCGGGATGCCAATACGGAACTCACCAAATCCATGAAGCAGGGGAGCAACGGAGAATTGTGGGTATCCGGCAAGGAGGCCCAGAAAATCCTGGATGTGAAGCAGGACAAGCTGCGGATGCTTCGCAACAACAATGAGGTCAAATCCAGCCAGCACGGAAGAAAAATACGCTATTACAAACCCAGCCTCTATGAGTTCCTGGAACGAAACACCACCGTCTGA
- a CDS encoding LexA family transcriptional regulator translates to MSKAKKQISQRFLETVELLKKNGQVKTYTEFCQAINVRQQNFNDIKSGRRYVTTGMLQDMAARYPVSLDYIITGKKSPESKQEIVKPVVVTLDQSGQDNIAMVDAKAAAGYLAGHTDPEFFHELPVFNLPDARFRNGTFRCFQVEGDSMNDTIYHNDWVIARYVDDPRNTRDGFVHVIVTNDGIVVKRLFNTLTKNRKLTLVSDNDEFPPYEVHGKDVKEIWYVVAKLSYYLPTKPNDLKEQVEALQASLGKLSDEVRKLKKK, encoded by the coding sequence ATGAGTAAAGCGAAAAAGCAGATAAGTCAACGCTTCCTGGAAACTGTTGAATTGTTGAAAAAAAACGGACAAGTGAAAACGTACACCGAATTCTGCCAGGCGATCAACGTGCGCCAGCAGAATTTCAACGACATCAAATCCGGCAGACGCTATGTAACAACCGGCATGTTGCAGGATATGGCTGCCAGGTATCCCGTCAGCCTGGACTACATCATCACCGGAAAGAAATCCCCGGAAAGCAAACAGGAGATCGTCAAACCGGTTGTGGTTACCCTGGATCAATCCGGTCAGGATAATATCGCAATGGTGGACGCGAAAGCCGCAGCCGGTTACCTGGCCGGGCATACCGACCCGGAGTTCTTCCATGAATTACCGGTCTTTAACCTGCCGGATGCCAGATTCCGCAACGGTACGTTCCGATGCTTCCAGGTGGAGGGAGACAGTATGAACGATACCATCTATCACAATGATTGGGTGATCGCCCGGTATGTGGATGATCCCCGGAACACCAGGGATGGTTTCGTCCATGTGATTGTTACCAATGACGGCATTGTCGTGAAGCGGCTGTTCAATACGCTGACCAAAAATAGGAAGCTTACCCTGGTTAGCGACAACGATGAATTCCCGCCCTATGAAGTGCATGGCAAGGATGTAAAGGAAATATGGTACGTTGTGGCGAAACTGAGTTATTATCTTCCGACCAAGCCGAATGACCTCAAGGAGCAGGTGGAGGCGTTGCAGGCCAGCTTGGGTAAGTTGTCGGATGAGGTTAGGAAGTTGAAAAAGAAGTAA